One Chryseobacterium sp. StRB126 genomic region harbors:
- a CDS encoding Coq4 family protein — protein sequence MKKIRVQFLLFVYDKTQKLYRKYFKKKKRQWQFNEKQLLKFKEDSLGRKLGEFYHKHGFSMIPKMENHDVHHLITDCGTNFEDEIAMQYLLLGNGKLNAHLLAAIVLGSLILPEYMKIYLKAYRKGQNMRAFHEWDFEGLLWQNFEHLKDFIQQKDTVVLH from the coding sequence ATGAAAAAAATACGCGTTCAGTTTCTGCTTTTTGTGTACGATAAAACTCAAAAACTCTACAGAAAATACTTTAAAAAGAAAAAAAGACAATGGCAGTTTAATGAAAAACAATTGCTGAAGTTCAAAGAAGATTCATTGGGAAGAAAATTAGGTGAATTTTACCATAAACACGGGTTTTCAATGATTCCCAAGATGGAAAACCACGATGTTCACCATCTGATCACCGATTGTGGAACCAATTTCGAGGATGAAATTGCCATGCAATACCTTTTGCTGGGTAACGGAAAGCTCAATGCTCATCTGTTAGCAGCTATTGTACTGGGAAGCCTTATTCTTCCGGAATATATGAAAATCTACCTTAAGGCATACCGGAAAGGACAGAATATGAGGGCCTTTCATGAATGGGATTTCGAAGGCTTGCTATGGCAAAATTTTGAGCATCTGAAAGACTTTATCCAACAGAAAGATACCGTTGTTCTACATTAA